One genomic segment of Hordeum vulgare subsp. vulgare chromosome 2H, MorexV3_pseudomolecules_assembly, whole genome shotgun sequence includes these proteins:
- the LOC123427636 gene encoding cytochrome P450 99A2-like: MELSTVTLIFLSFVSVTIFVSLLSRKKTASSKERKPPGPRCLPFIGNLLHIRTTAPQVALRDLAKKYGPVMYLRLGQVDAVVISSPAAAQEVLRDSSLTFVSRPRILAAEIVGYGSVDIAFAPYGAYWRALRKLCMVELLSARKVRQFAPIRDSETMSLVRDVRAAAAAAGAGQPVNLRKLLVSCTNTITAKATFGDGCDAELQEQFLAAMNVLLKLTGGFCVGDLFPSLWFVDVVTGLRRSLWGARRQFDTIFDKIITICEARRAEKNKNSTGDNDLLSVMLRIKDEGQLEFPIGITNIKAIIVDLFTAGTETTSSILEWIMSELMRNPEVMAKAQAEVRQTLDNKSTEDHEVHMDKLRYMKMVIKEGLRLHPAAPLLLPRVCRETCNVGGFEIVEGSRVMVNAWAIARNPEYWHDADEFKPERFEDTTVDYNGTQFEYLPFGSGRRMCPGSTFGLATLEFILARLLYFFDWSLPAGMRPDELDMDMIVGATLRRRNHLHLVATPYNFPMKI; the protein is encoded by the exons ATGGAGCTAAGCACAGTCACCCTCATCTTCCTATCCTTCGTCTCAGTGACGATTTTCGTGTCTTTGCTTAGCCGCAAAAAGACAGCAAGTTCCAAGGAGAGGAAGCCTCCCGGCCCACGGTGTCTCCCCTTCATCGGAAACCTCCTCCACATCCGGACAACGGCGCCACAGGTCGCTCTCCGGGACCTGGCCAAGAAGTACGGCCCAGTGATGTACCTGCGGTTGGGCCAGGTGGACGCCGTGGTGATCTCCTCGCCGGCGGCAGCACAGGAGGTGCTCCGGGATAGCTCCCTCACCTTCGTGTCAAGGCCGAGAATTCTTGCCGCGGAGATCGTGGGCTACGGGAGCGTCGACATAGCCTTCGCGCCATACGGCGCGTACTGGAGGGCGCTACGCAAGCTCTGCATGGTGGAGCTTCTGAGCGCGCGAAAGGTGAGGCAGTTCGCGCCCATCAGGGACAGCGAGACCATGTCCCTCGTTAGGGAtgtccgcgccgccgccgccgccgccggagccggCCAGCCCGTCAATCTCAGGAAGCTGCTCGTGTCGTGCACGAACACGATCACCGCAAAGGCAACGTTTGGTGACGGCTGCGACGCCGAGCTCCAAGAGCAGTTTTTGGCTGCGATGAATGTGCTGCTTAAATTAACTGGGGGATTCTGCGTCGGGGACCTCTTCCCTTCGCTGTGGTTTGTGGACGTCGTCACTGGGCTGAGACGCTCTCTCTGGGGAGCGCGCCGGCAGTTCGACACCATCtttgacaagatcatcaccatctGCGAGGCGCGACGAGCGGAGAAAAACAAGAACTCAACCGGAGACAATGACCTTCTGAGCGTCATGCTTAGGATCAAGGATGAGGGGCAGCTTGAGTTCCCCATCGGCATCACAAACATCAAGGCAATAATAGTG GATTTGTTCACAGCAGGGACGGAGACAACGTCGTCAATCCTGGAGTGGATCATGTCGGAGCTCATGAGGAACCCAGAGGTGATGGCGAAGGCTCAGGCAGAGGTGCGACAAACATTGGATAACAAGAGTACAGAAGACCATGAGGTACACATGGACAAACTACGCTACATGAAGATGGTGATCAAGGAGGGTCTGAGGCTGCACCCGGCGGCACCGCTCCTGCTCCCCCGTGTCTGCCGGGAGACTTGCAACGTCGGTGGGTTTGAGATTGTGGAGGGGTCCAGGGTCATGGTCAATGCGTGGGCGATAGCGAGGAACCCCGAGTATTGGCATGACGCAGACGAGTTCAAGCCAGAGAGGTTTGAGGACACTACCGTGGATTACAACGGTACACAGTTCGAGTACTTGCCGTTCGGGAGCGGGCGGAGGATGTGCCCTGGCAGTACCTTTGGGTTGGCCACGCTGGAGTTCATCTTAGCTCGGCTTCTGTACTTCTTCGATTGGAGCCTCCCAGCTGGAATGCggccggatgagcttgacatggacATGATCGTCGGCGCGACACTAAGAAGAAGGAACCACCTTCACCTAGTAGCAACGCCCTATAATTTTCCGATGAAAATTTGA